A region of Flavobacterium album DNA encodes the following proteins:
- a CDS encoding GH92 family glycosyl hydrolase, with product MKKTVVLLSLVVSIFSYSQNKDYAKYVNPIIGTGGHGHTFPGATVPFGMVQLSPDTRIDGSWDGCSGYHYSDNVIYGFSHTHLNGTGVSDFGDIMLMPAMGEPKLDSKSYSSTFSHANEKAAAGYYSVKLDDDAILVELTATPRVGLQQYTFSKSGQANIILDLNHRDKLIMGEVRVIDNKTIEVLRRSSAWAADQYVYARIEFSQPMKITAVNNNAFAPAKVTDKFFAGSLLALSFSKEVQAGEKLMVKVALSPTGYEGAAKNMKAEMPGWDFVKTGKAARTLWNTELSKIEITESDKDKLSIFYTALYHTMMQPNIAMDVDGMYRGRDNELHKAEGFDYYSVFSLWDTFRAAHPLYTLIEKKRTADFINTFIKQYEQGGRLPVWELASNETDCMIGYHSVSVIADAMAAGIKGFDYEKAYEAAKHSAMLDIFGLDAYKKNGFISIDDEHESVSKTLEYAYDDWCIAQMALRLKKMEDYDYFMHRSESWKNLFDPSTGHMRPKRNGGWEKPFDPREVNNNFTEGNSWQYTFFVPQDIRSLIDAHGDNWDKFEAKLDELFAAPSATTGREQVDITGLIGQYAHGNEPSHHMAWLYHYVGKPQKAEQKIKYILDNFYKNAPDGLIGNEDCGQMSAWYVLASAGIYKVTPGDDVWMTQKPYFPAVQFNYEDGTRMLFRQAHYREDMEKLQPLSIGFTEPYTTVKPVPVIEAESKSFKDKMTISITCYGKDDTIFYMVDDNSGKPAFIKYIKPFEINQSSTVLAYTERYGHKSNTVTAHFFKKPNNYTITIKSKYNPQYHAGGPDGLLDGIFGTENWRKGDWQGYQGQDFEAVIDLQKKMPVKSIATRFLQDSRAWIMFPTKVEYYVSDDNVNFTLAQTVNNYVQAQNYDVQVSAFEGNLDTQPRYIKIKAYNYGKLPEWHQGAGSDAFIFIDEITIAP from the coding sequence ATGAAAAAAACAGTCGTACTGCTTTCGTTAGTTGTTTCCATATTTTCTTATTCGCAAAATAAAGACTACGCCAAATATGTCAACCCCATTATCGGTACAGGCGGCCACGGGCATACATTTCCCGGCGCTACGGTGCCCTTCGGGATGGTACAGTTGAGTCCGGATACCCGCATCGACGGCAGTTGGGACGGTTGCAGCGGCTATCATTATTCAGATAATGTAATCTACGGCTTTTCGCACACGCACCTTAACGGGACGGGTGTATCGGATTTTGGTGACATCATGCTGATGCCTGCTATGGGCGAGCCAAAACTCGACAGCAAAAGCTATTCCTCCACTTTTTCGCATGCCAATGAAAAAGCCGCAGCAGGCTATTATTCAGTAAAGCTGGACGATGATGCCATTTTGGTAGAGCTTACCGCTACCCCGCGCGTTGGGCTGCAGCAATATACTTTTTCTAAAAGCGGGCAGGCCAATATCATCCTCGACCTTAACCACCGCGACAAGCTGATCATGGGCGAGGTAAGAGTCATCGATAATAAAACTATCGAGGTACTGCGCCGCAGTAGCGCCTGGGCAGCCGACCAGTATGTATATGCGCGCATCGAGTTCAGCCAGCCGATGAAGATAACGGCAGTGAATAACAATGCTTTTGCCCCGGCAAAAGTGACTGACAAGTTCTTTGCAGGTTCGCTGTTGGCTTTAAGCTTTAGTAAAGAAGTGCAGGCAGGAGAGAAGCTGATGGTAAAAGTAGCCTTGTCACCCACAGGTTACGAAGGAGCAGCAAAGAATATGAAGGCCGAAATGCCGGGCTGGGATTTTGTAAAAACAGGCAAAGCAGCACGGACGTTATGGAATACAGAACTTTCGAAAATTGAAATAACAGAATCGGACAAAGATAAGCTTTCGATATTCTATACAGCCCTATACCACACCATGATGCAGCCGAATATCGCGATGGATGTGGATGGCATGTACCGTGGCCGCGACAATGAGCTGCACAAGGCAGAAGGGTTTGACTACTATTCGGTGTTCTCGTTGTGGGATACCTTCAGGGCGGCGCACCCGCTGTACACACTGATCGAAAAGAAGCGTACGGCCGATTTCATAAATACATTCATTAAGCAATACGAACAGGGGGGCAGGCTGCCGGTATGGGAACTAGCCAGCAACGAAACCGACTGCATGATAGGATATCATTCTGTTTCCGTTATAGCCGATGCAATGGCAGCGGGCATAAAGGGATTTGACTATGAAAAAGCCTATGAAGCCGCGAAGCACAGTGCCATGCTCGATATTTTCGGATTGGATGCGTATAAAAAGAACGGCTTTATCAGCATTGACGATGAGCATGAAAGCGTATCGAAAACCTTGGAATATGCCTACGATGACTGGTGCATTGCACAAATGGCGCTGCGCCTCAAAAAAATGGAAGACTACGATTACTTTATGCACCGGTCGGAAAGCTGGAAAAACCTGTTCGACCCCTCCACAGGGCACATGAGGCCGAAGCGTAACGGCGGTTGGGAAAAGCCCTTCGACCCGCGTGAGGTGAATAATAACTTTACCGAAGGCAACAGCTGGCAGTATACTTTTTTTGTGCCTCAGGACATACGCAGCCTCATTGATGCGCATGGTGACAATTGGGATAAATTTGAAGCGAAACTCGACGAACTTTTTGCTGCCCCTTCAGCTACGACGGGTCGTGAGCAGGTGGATATTACAGGCCTTATCGGGCAATATGCACATGGCAATGAGCCGAGCCACCACATGGCATGGCTCTATCATTATGTAGGAAAGCCTCAAAAAGCAGAGCAGAAAATAAAATACATCCTTGATAATTTTTATAAAAATGCACCCGACGGCCTGATAGGTAATGAAGACTGTGGTCAAATGAGTGCCTGGTATGTACTGGCCAGTGCAGGCATTTACAAGGTAACTCCGGGCGATGATGTGTGGATGACGCAAAAGCCGTATTTCCCGGCTGTACAATTTAATTATGAGGATGGTACCAGAATGCTGTTCCGCCAGGCGCATTACCGGGAGGATATGGAAAAATTGCAGCCACTGAGCATAGGCTTCACCGAGCCATACACTACCGTAAAGCCTGTTCCGGTTATCGAAGCGGAAAGCAAGTCGTTTAAGGATAAAATGACCATTAGTATAACATGCTATGGTAAGGATGACACGATCTTTTATATGGTTGATGACAATTCAGGCAAACCGGCATTCATAAAATATATAAAGCCATTCGAAATAAACCAAAGCAGTACTGTCCTGGCTTATACAGAAAGGTACGGACACAAGAGCAACACGGTTACCGCTCATTTCTTTAAGAAGCCTAACAACTATACTATTACAATTAAATCGAAATACAACCCGCAATACCATGCAGGCGGCCCGGACGGATTATTGGATGGCATATTCGGTACAGAAAATTGGCGCAAAGGGGACTGGCAGGGTTACCAGGGGCAGGATTTTGAAGCAGTGATAGACTTACAGAAAAAAATGCCCGTGAAAAGCATTGCCACACGGTTCCTTCAGGACAGCAGGGCATGGATAATGTTCCCGACAAAAGTGGAATACTATGTTTCTGATGACAATGTGAATTTTACACTCGCCCAAACCGTAAA